In Lactuca sativa cultivar Salinas chromosome 5, Lsat_Salinas_v11, whole genome shotgun sequence, the DNA window ttttatctctttttattttgtttaactAATTTAGTATTTGTTCACTAACTACTACTTAATATGTTAGGCAACAAATTATATATGCCACTGCAAAAGTGTCATTTACATTATTATTGCATTCATTTATTTCCTTTTTGTGACATATATTGATGCTAGCTCATTTATTCTTACACGATCAACAAGCATAtctttaatatattaaatatcatatagaGCATTGTATTTTAATGTGCAACAGTCTTATTGTATAAATTTCGGATGACCTAATCGATCGAGCAGTTTAATTTATTCTGAAAatgagtgttttttttttctaacagaCTAAGTGAAATCCAACTAATCAAATCCAATAAACCAGTTCAACCAGATTTTTGAAGAAACAATCCAATTCGATCCAGTCTAGAAATTTACATAAAACCTATCGTTGTCGAACCATTTCCGATGGGTCGGTTCGAACCGATTTTTAAAACACTGATATAAGGGTGCAATGGAAAAGCAATGGGCAATGCAATTTGATTCCGTGATGAAGGGGGGTCATTTTCAATGGAAGCTCGGCCATAAAAAAAACAAACCAATAAAAAATGGTTGAAGAATCACAAGCCAATCTAGCCCTACCTATCAAATAAAACTAATCCAACcaattttaaacatttatttcctttttctttctttctttccaaTAAGTAAAATGTAGATATGCATGTGAATGCTCAATAATTTCTCATGCAACCAGAGTGGGGTCCTTTAACTCATTAGCCAGCCCTTTCCCTTTTGTTCTCATGCCAGCCTCCAACTCTTCAAAGATTCTCAAACCCCTCCCCCCTTCTCCCTCTCTAGAATCCATGTCTCTCCTCCTCCTTTTCTTTCTCTTTTCATTCATTTTACATGCACCTCCGACCACCTACGCCACCAGTGTTGTTCATGGCTATGGCGATAAGCAAGTTTTTGATTTGAAGAAATTCAGGTGGACACAGCAACAAACCGACACACTCAATTGCTTCCATCAAAGATCACGTTAGTACTATAAAATATAAATCACCTGTCTTTTTTGCTTTATACTATTTTTTTTCCCTGAATATGTATGTCATCCCCAACATGCAAAAATATCACTTTTTCCAGAGGTTAAATTCCAAATTCCAGATCAGTGTACAGTTTTCTATGCATGACATACAAGTCAGATAGACTCCTTATAATCCATCCATTCCTGTTTGGGTTCTTCagtaaaaattaccaaaataggAGCCAAATTATCTCTCTTTTAGGAAGTTATCACaacataattaaatattttggtaGAATGAATCTTAGTGAAATTATCTTTTGAGAATACAACCAAATAACCTATTGCTTTGTCAAATTATggatacttttataaaatataatatttttgcaAAATGTACCTTTTGTAAAATAAACTTCATTTATGAAATTATTTCCGGAAAACCTATTGTTTTGTGAAGTTATTGATATTTtgcaaaaatatatataatttggcaaaactttttatattttgcaAAATTATTATACTTTATATAAAGATGAAGTATTAggaaaaatatggaaattttCGTAATTTTTTATTTACGAAGTTATTGGTATTTTGCAAAGAGACCTACTATTTTGCCAAATAAGTAAAGCAACTAAAACGTTTTTTGTAACAGACTGCATTCATAAAGTAATTTTATAAAATCTATTGTACGAATTCGTATGCCATGTTTTCTACAATGAATGAATTCTATAAAATAAATTCAATAAAACAtactttttaaaaaattatttatttgttaataattttatattaaaaaagttTCCAATTtcccattgaacaattcaatatTTATCGAACTCTATATTCATTTGAACACCAACGATTTATCTCATTATGATTGAGTCTAATCAATTGAATATTAACACCTTATTCGATCATCTCATTGAACTATGCATTATAGTTGCTCTAAGACGTGATAATATTGTTTTTTCAGGAACAGAAAAGAGTGCAACTATATTagaactgcatcatagggatttCTGTTCCGAACCCATATCAGATTGGAACCAAATCCTTCAAAAACACATACTTTCCGATCAAATTCGAGTCAATTCCCTCCAATCACGAATCAAAACCAGGTTTTCCAACGGTTTCAATCAACAACTTTCACAAGCTGAAATCCCACTCACTTCTGGAGCCAAACTCGATACCCTAAACTACATCGTGACCGTTGGATTAGGTGGCAGAAACCTAACCGTAATCGTGGATACCGGGAGTGACCTAACATGGGTCCAATGTCAACCTTGCAGTTCATGTTACAATCAACAAGAACCACTTTTCAACCCCTCggaatctttatcatataaatcGGTCTTATGCAAGTCAACAACTTGTGAAAATCTCGAAGACGCCACCGGTAGTTCAGGCGTTTGTGGGATTAACTCGTCATCGTGTAACTACTATCTTAGCTATGGAGATGGATCGTATACACGTGGCGATTTAGCTACTGACAACCTCGTACTTGGTGCGACACCAGTCAAAGGTTTCGTGTTTGGTTGTGGACGGGTTAATGACGGCTTGTTCGGGGGAGTTTCCGGACTTATGGGGCTCGGAAGAAGTGCTCTTTCTGTAATTTCTCAATCTTACAATGTTTTTGGAGGGATTTTCTCGTATTGTTTACCTTCAGTGACGGATTCGGGTCCCGGTTCATTAATTTTAGGAGGTGAGACTTCGGTTTACAAAAACTCGACTCCTATTTCGTATACTAACCTTATATCCAACCCAATGATGTCCACCTTTTACTTTCTTAACCTAACCGGAGTTAGCATCGGAGGGGTTTCGTTACAAGATCCGAGTTTCGGTAAACGGGATATTCTAATCGACTCGGGAACGGTAATCACACGGCTATTTCCTTCTGTTTACAACGTTGTTAAGTCCGaattcttaaaacaattttcggGTTTTCCTAAAGCTCCTGCCTTTTCAATCTTGGATACTTGTTTTGACTTATCTGGCTATGAAGAAGTGGACATACCCAcaattaaattgcattttgggaaGGAAGCTGAGCTTGAGGTGGATGTAACCGGGGTTTTATATTTTGTAAAGGCTGATGCGACTCAAGTGTGTTTAGCTCTTGCGGGGCTTTCTGATGAAGACGAAATTGGTATTATTGGGAATTATCAGCAGAAAAATACAAGGGTTGTGTACAATACTAAGGATTCTACGCTTGGATTTGCTAAAGAAAAGTGCAGTTCGGATTGAAAACTCAAAAGGCACATGATTCATGATTCATGATTGTTGTGAATATTATATCATTCAAAGAATATATTGTtgcaattttatgatttttgagtgtTTTGTTTAGATAATACGAATCTTCTGACTCCAAGGAGGGGTATATATAATATGTTCTATGTTTACCACAAAATATAACCAAGTTAAATGTATAAATTTGAGTTCAGAAGTTAACGTGGAAACGATCTTATGAATTGTTTTACTTGATACTGTGAtagattaattaattatatttgcCACAGGAAAAGGGAATCTTCAGAACTGTCGCATAATGCATATGTAGTGAAGTACAATGAGAGGGCCCACCTGGAATTTCTTGGTTCGGGAGCTTATGATTCGTGCCGTTGGCAATATGCAAGAGAACAAGACATAAATTGGAGAAACAATCAGTCTGCATCATTCCCTGTTAATTGGAGTGTAGTGGAAAGTGTTTGAACCTGAGTAAAAATGAACAAGTACTAAGTAGAATATTTGGGGATATGAAGTCATTTCTGTAAATGTTAGATGAAAGAATCAGAGATCTTTTCTAGGCACCAACACCAAGAATGAAAGCCCGAGTGCAACAACTCTTGTGAAAGCTCAGAATTAAAATTATTTTCTTCAACAGTTATAGGTCTAGTTTATATGGTTATTAAATAGAAGcataaaatgatatatatatatatatatatatatatatatatatatatatatatatatatatatatatatatatatatatatatatatatatatatatatatatatatatatatatatatatatatatatatgactcagTCAGGAATCTCTGGGCTGAAATTGAGTTTTTAGATCTATTCTCGTTCAAGCATTTTCACAAACAGTTGAAAGACAAAGTTGTTAGTCTATGTGAACGAGTACATGATGTCATCTCAAGCATTGAATTATTCGGAAGGAGTAAATAATCTTAACGCCCTGAAATATAAGAAAATTTGTTTCAGCTGTAGTAAGATCACGAATTGACTATCGCATCTGATATCGTAAAGCTGAATCGAACTAATTGTTGTTTGATTCTGTTCGGGAATTCAAATAGGAACTGTTTAAAATGGCGCTGCATTGTAATTCTCATCACAGGAATTGAAAACCAAACAGAAATTGGTGTTGTGTCAACggaaaatataaataattttgGTAATGAGTAGATTTTACCGGTAAAAATGAATCAATGGCGCTTCCTTGAACTGGAAAATGGGAAAAACGAGGATCGCCAACAATCAAAAGAGTTTGAATAGTCCTCGAATGCGCTTCAGAATCTGTGCACACGTTTCATACAATCATGATGCACGACAATACTTCCACACTAATCGATTCCACAAGCGCCTCAACTCATGATACCAATTTACAGGTCTCCGCATCAAATTCCGAATTCCTTCCTCCGTTCGTTCATCGGCAATCGAATTGTCACAGCAGTAAATCTGTTCTGATCACTTCAGTGCAATTAGAAGATATCCAGATCAGATTTCAGTATTTTCTGAAATTGGTTAAACGCACTTTAGCTAAAGACGAAGCattatcaaaaatgactttttaggGGTGGTTATATACAGTATAACGTATTTGTTAAATCTGATTTCTTGTGAACATGGTGAATTAATTAACTGGAAAGTTAGTTATATGACATACAAACCAAACGTCCAAACGTTATTTAACATATTATACctctaaaataatttaaaataaaattattgaACTAAAATATATATTACTGATTCCAAATTGAATTCAGAGATTCGTTAATGTTCATGTCTAGTTGTGCTTGGTATGCGCTAATCGAATAGAGAATTGAATAAAAAGCATTACAgggaattgaaaaaaaaaatcatgtttatttGTCACCACAAAGGAATGGAATCGAACATTCCCTTCCCTTCCTTATACACAAAGCCTAGTTTTTGGCGAAAAAACATACAAGTATTCAGTGTTCACAGTTCACACATACATCATCTAAGAAGAAACATGTATTTTCAACAACCTTTTCCCTAAAttacatacatataatatattaaaacacCAGATAAACAATTATGGATCCAATTTTATACAGTAACTATTAATTTCAATACAGTAAAAAAGCAACACTAATTTTAGTACTACGAACACAATCTAGTTTCTTCACAGTTTTCAGCTGCAAATCACCAAAAAACCAATAGCTCCTTTCCCTTTTCTTTCTGAATACTAACAAAGACACATAATAAATAACACATAAACCTCTCACTATTTAGCTCTAAAGTGTTCCTCCTAGAGAGAGAGAGCGACACTACATAAACTTGAGTTTTCCTTTAGCTATGGAGTCTTTTGCAAGTTGAACCTGACACAATGCCTTTTGTGATCCAGTCAAACCCATACAGACATCAGCAGCCCCTAAAGTAATGGCAAAGTATAGATAAATGGTGCATAGGAATGCAAGGAGTGCAAGGGCAGTTAATAGGAAGCGGTGTCGCCTGACCACTGTCGAGAAGCTGCCCAATTCGTTTCCACTTGTGTAGTTTTTTCTGGATGAAGTTGAAGAAAATGCAGTTTGAGTCCTCCTGTGAGGTGAAGTAATTACACCGTCTAGAGCCATCGATTTATGGAACCCAGAATTCAACGCCACATAATCTGCAGCCACTTTATtcacaaagggtaaaatggtcatttactctcACATTCAAACAATTCATTCAGTCCAAAAAAGATACACGCTCTTTATGCATACAACAACTCAACACTTGCTCAAGACAGGCATCTTTTTATCAAATCAGCACTTAATGAGTTAATACTCAGACATAATAAAACAGGTGGCAAAAAAATACTAGTATTTATTAGACTGCTTAAAGGAGTTGAGTGTTGGATAAATTCTGACTAGTTAAGGAAGTAGGAGAAAATAACCAAAATCACAACATTTTGACTTATTCTTCTTTCCCCCTTTTCAAATACTGAAAACCCCTTTCGATTTCCATTTGGAAGAAGACGATTTCACTTTTTTGAGAATCAATTTTTTGAATG includes these proteins:
- the LOC111914853 gene encoding aspartyl protease family protein At5g10770, producing MPASNSSKILKPLPPSPSLESMSLLLLFFLFSFILHAPPTTYATSVVHGYGDKQVFDLKKFRWTQQQTDTLNCFHQRSRTEKSATILELHHRDFCSEPISDWNQILQKHILSDQIRVNSLQSRIKTRFSNGFNQQLSQAEIPLTSGAKLDTLNYIVTVGLGGRNLTVIVDTGSDLTWVQCQPCSSCYNQQEPLFNPSESLSYKSVLCKSTTCENLEDATGSSGVCGINSSSCNYYLSYGDGSYTRGDLATDNLVLGATPVKGFVFGCGRVNDGLFGGVSGLMGLGRSALSVISQSYNVFGGIFSYCLPSVTDSGPGSLILGGETSVYKNSTPISYTNLISNPMMSTFYFLNLTGVSIGGVSLQDPSFGKRDILIDSGTVITRLFPSVYNVVKSEFLKQFSGFPKAPAFSILDTCFDLSGYEEVDIPTIKLHFGKEAELEVDVTGVLYFVKADATQVCLALAGLSDEDEIGIIGNYQQKNTRVVYNTKDSTLGFAKEKCSSD
- the LOC111914852 gene encoding uncharacterized protein LOC111914852 translates to MPSGQIVKYHLHLRLEVYALYTINFIFYCDPSWSAAPFSDSVAADYVALNSGFHKSMALDGVITSPHRRTQTAFSSTSSRKNYTSGNELGSFSTVVRRHRFLLTALALLAFLCTIYLYFAITLGAADVCMGLTGSQKALCQVQLAKDSIAKGKLKFM